In Mucilaginibacter celer, one DNA window encodes the following:
- a CDS encoding SDR family oxidoreductase, which yields MKKVILVTGASSGIGLACANALHAAGHTVYGSSRDLSRMTSVAFKPVQLDVTDDASVKAAIDTIVKAEGKIDVLVNNAGNGVTGPAYAMPVESAKQQFEVNFFGVIRVSSAVLPGMIEKGQGLIVNISSLAGLFGLPYQGMYSASKYAIEGYSQSLRMELRNTGVKVTLLNPGDFKSDFSQNRAKVKFPIKNDKLETEYNAAVAAMEKDESIAPSPESLAKKLVSIVGSSSPKHRYLVGQVGQTIVPTLKAILPGGLFEKLMNDHYGIK from the coding sequence ATGAAAAAGGTAATATTAGTAACAGGAGCATCTTCTGGTATCGGCTTAGCCTGCGCCAACGCCCTGCACGCCGCCGGACACACGGTTTACGGCTCATCGCGCGATCTGAGCCGCATGACATCAGTAGCATTTAAACCTGTTCAGCTTGATGTTACCGACGATGCTTCGGTAAAAGCCGCCATTGATACCATTGTTAAAGCCGAAGGTAAAATTGATGTGCTGGTTAACAATGCCGGTAACGGCGTAACCGGTCCGGCTTATGCCATGCCTGTTGAGAGCGCTAAACAACAGTTTGAAGTTAACTTTTTTGGTGTGATCCGTGTTAGCTCTGCAGTATTGCCGGGTATGATCGAAAAAGGGCAGGGCCTTATAGTAAACATCAGCTCGTTGGCCGGTTTATTCGGCTTGCCATACCAGGGTATGTACAGCGCATCTAAATATGCTATTGAAGGCTACTCACAAAGTTTAAGGATGGAGCTACGCAACACCGGCGTTAAAGTAACCCTCCTAAACCCGGGCGACTTTAAATCAGACTTTAGCCAAAACCGCGCTAAAGTTAAATTCCCAATCAAAAACGATAAACTGGAAACCGAATACAACGCCGCCGTTGCCGCCATGGAAAAAGACGAAAGCATCGCCCCAAGCCCGGAATCGTTAGCTAAAAAGCTGGTTTCGATAGTAGGTTCGTCAAGCCCTAAACACCGTTATTTGGTTGGGCAGGTTGGGCAGACTATTGTGCCTACGTTGAAAGCTATTTTACCGGGTGGATTGTTTGAGAAATTGATGAATGATCATTACGGGATAAAGTAA
- a CDS encoding DUF6728 family protein, whose translation MYFFRKKDPNRPDSFNLRVMHFINALAIIMFLAGIIWKLVQAFILKK comes from the coding sequence ATGTATTTTTTCAGAAAGAAAGACCCCAACAGGCCCGATAGTTTTAATTTACGGGTGATGCATTTTATTAATGCATTGGCCATTATCATGTTTCTGGCAGGCATTATCTGGAAACTGGTACAGGCATTTATACTAAAAAAATGA
- a CDS encoding M20/M25/M40 family metallo-hydrolase — protein sequence MKKFTLLFSAALLCTQVKAQDSLTIRKIYDEALVNGQCYENLRYLCKNIGQRISGSEGAQKSVDWSKKLMEGYGFNKVYLQEVMVPHWVRGAKEEAAIIDGKTRIPVPIVALGMSIATPKAGITANVIEVKSIKELEGLGESVIKGKIVFFNRAFDPRFIETGMAYGTAGDQRFMGPAVAAKLGAAGVIVRSLTEIIDDYPHTGATLAAPGSKMIPAAAISTKAANKLSAMLKMRKFPAAKFYFKQNCQLLPDVKSYNVIGELTGTENPNKFITVGGHLDSWDLAEGAHDDGTGVMQSAEVLRIFKAVGYKPKNSVRAVFFMNEENGHKGGLKYAELAAQNKEQHIAAIETDEGGFTPRGFSFADVSKEFIKNINDKYKAILEPYEVDKLTIGGAGTDIEPMKETLPGVVLIGFRPDSQRYFDLHHTAKDVFENVNKRELELGAAGMAAFIYLIDQHGL from the coding sequence ATGAAGAAATTTACCCTCTTATTTTCTGCGGCGTTACTGTGCACGCAAGTTAAAGCACAGGATTCATTAACTATCCGAAAAATATACGACGAAGCCCTGGTGAACGGTCAGTGTTATGAAAACCTGCGTTACCTGTGCAAAAATATCGGTCAGCGGATAAGCGGATCGGAAGGTGCGCAAAAATCTGTTGATTGGAGCAAAAAGTTGATGGAGGGCTATGGCTTTAATAAGGTGTACCTGCAGGAAGTAATGGTGCCACATTGGGTACGCGGAGCAAAAGAAGAAGCCGCCATTATTGATGGTAAGACCCGTATCCCCGTGCCAATTGTTGCTTTAGGTATGAGTATAGCTACACCTAAAGCTGGCATCACCGCCAATGTTATCGAAGTTAAAAGTATTAAAGAACTGGAAGGGCTTGGTGAAAGCGTTATAAAAGGTAAAATAGTTTTCTTTAACCGTGCGTTCGACCCGCGTTTTATTGAAACGGGAATGGCTTACGGTACCGCCGGCGATCAGCGTTTTATGGGGCCTGCTGTTGCTGCCAAATTGGGCGCTGCTGGCGTTATTGTACGTTCGCTTACCGAAATTATAGACGATTATCCGCATACCGGTGCTACCCTGGCTGCTCCCGGCAGTAAAATGATCCCGGCCGCGGCGATCTCGACCAAAGCGGCTAATAAACTAAGCGCCATGTTAAAAATGCGCAAGTTCCCGGCGGCTAAGTTTTATTTTAAGCAAAACTGCCAGTTACTGCCCGATGTAAAATCGTACAACGTAATAGGCGAGCTCACCGGTACCGAAAATCCTAATAAATTCATCACTGTTGGCGGTCACCTCGATTCGTGGGATTTGGCCGAAGGCGCGCATGATGATGGTACAGGCGTAATGCAATCGGCCGAGGTGCTGCGTATTTTTAAAGCGGTAGGTTATAAACCTAAAAACTCGGTACGCGCAGTGTTTTTTATGAACGAAGAGAACGGCCATAAAGGTGGTTTAAAATATGCCGAACTGGCCGCGCAAAACAAAGAGCAACACATTGCCGCTATCGAAACCGACGAAGGCGGCTTTACCCCGCGCGGTTTCAGCTTTGCCGATGTATCAAAAGAATTTATTAAAAACATAAACGATAAATACAAAGCTATTTTAGAGCCCTACGAGGTGGATAAATTAACCATTGGCGGTGCCGGTACTGATATCGAACCAATGAAGGAAACTTTACCGGGCGTTGTTTTAATAGGCTTCCGTCCGGATTCGCAACGGTATTTTGATTTACATCATACTGCCAAAGATGTTTTTGAAAATGTAAATAAACGCGAGTTGGAATTAGGTGCAGCGGGTATGGCAGCGTTTATTTATCTGATAGATCAGCACGGGTTGTAA
- a CDS encoding OmpA family protein, with amino-acid sequence MNYSTLKKTVALSFASLMVAGLAQAQSDSTKMATTTSSETSTAKVFGGLGQYRKFSIGVNGGITSQSLATGGSSDFQKKKLSLGYGISLKEQLAHSFALQLDLNGGKIKGENPVRANGTYRDTYVSYDTKFWQASLSAVVNVATIDFIRRKNAVNFYFKAGGGIAFYDPTISRNDGAGNTFTGHFKNNNTSGTHYVKELVIPVGAGVKFRLSDAVALDLGYTQNYVDGDNLDGFKRAYPTKDHYSYGYAGLEFTLGSKSKPVLEWVNPVAMMYDELYDAALRQEVEALKGRVANVETAVNDLKKDSDGDGVADQFDKCPGTAAGSVVDGSGCVIVFPKAAADSVPTGTAYSNIQFEFDSSVLRTSSYPVLDATSADLRSSGAAVEVDGYASSEGTAAHNLSLSKDRANSVKTYLVNSGVDAKKVKVKGYGETNPIADNSTEEGRVLNRRVQFKKK; translated from the coding sequence ATGAATTATTCTACATTAAAGAAAACAGTCGCATTGTCTTTTGCTTCTTTGATGGTTGCCGGTTTAGCTCAGGCTCAGTCGGACTCAACCAAAATGGCAACTACAACGTCATCTGAAACCTCTACGGCCAAAGTATTTGGCGGTTTAGGTCAGTACAGGAAATTTAGCATTGGTGTTAACGGTGGTATTACATCACAATCGTTAGCTACAGGTGGCTCATCTGATTTCCAAAAGAAAAAACTTAGCCTTGGCTACGGTATTTCATTGAAAGAGCAATTAGCTCATTCATTTGCCTTACAGTTAGACCTGAACGGCGGTAAAATTAAAGGTGAAAACCCTGTACGTGCCAATGGTACTTACCGTGACACTTACGTTAGCTACGACACCAAATTTTGGCAGGCAAGCTTAAGCGCGGTTGTTAACGTTGCTACTATCGACTTTATCCGTCGTAAAAATGCTGTTAACTTCTACTTCAAAGCAGGTGGTGGTATCGCGTTTTATGATCCAACAATTTCTCGTAACGATGGTGCAGGTAACACTTTTACCGGTCACTTCAAAAACAACAACACCAGCGGTACCCACTACGTAAAAGAATTGGTTATCCCTGTAGGTGCAGGTGTTAAATTCCGTTTAAGCGACGCGGTTGCTTTAGACCTGGGTTACACTCAAAACTATGTTGACGGTGACAACCTTGACGGCTTCAAAAGAGCATATCCAACTAAAGACCACTACTCATACGGTTACGCTGGTTTAGAATTCACTTTGGGTTCAAAATCAAAACCGGTATTGGAGTGGGTGAACCCGGTTGCTATGATGTATGACGAACTGTATGATGCAGCTTTACGTCAGGAAGTTGAAGCTTTAAAAGGCCGTGTTGCTAACGTTGAAACTGCTGTTAACGACCTGAAAAAAGATTCTGACGGTGACGGTGTTGCTGATCAGTTTGACAAATGCCCAGGTACTGCTGCAGGTAGTGTAGTTGATGGTTCTGGTTGCGTTATCGTATTCCCTAAAGCTGCAGCCGATAGCGTTCCAACAGGTACTGCTTACTCAAACATCCAGTTTGAATTTGACAGTTCAGTATTACGCACTTCATCTTACCCAGTGTTAGATGCTACTTCAGCTGATTTACGTTCATCTGGTGCTGCTGTAGAAGTTGACGGTTACGCTTCATCTGAAGGTACTGCTGCTCACAACTTATCATTATCTAAAGACCGTGCCAACTCAGTAAAAACTTACTTGGTTAACTCTGGTGTTGATGCTAAGAAAGTGAAAGTAAAAGGTTACGGTGAAACTAACCCAATTGCTGACAACTCAACTGAAGAAGGTCGCGTACTTAACCGTCGTGTACAATTCAAAAAGAAATAA
- a CDS encoding aminopeptidase P N-terminal domain-containing protein, which translates to MKYLPIKNSLFTNNRKNFVSRTKPNSIAIFHAADEFPRSGDQAFMFKQNPDFFYLTGIDQEQSILILYPDCPNKAYREVLFLRQTNEHIAIWEGHKYTKEEAREASGIENIFWLSEYDTILHSIINYAENIYINANENDRYVHTVPYRDYRMYEALKLKYPLHNYTRSAPIMRDLRVVKSDIEIELTQKACDITNDAFRRVLKFTKPGVTEYEIEAEIIHEFIRQRATGHGYNPIIASGANAIVLHYNDNNQVCKDGDVILLDFGAEYGNYNADMTRSIPVNGRFTTRQRQVYNAVLTVMREATKLLIDGTVWNDYHEEVGKIMTGQLIDIGLLDRHDVEKQDKNAPLYKKYFMHGTSHHLGLDVHDYASRYKPFEPGNILTCEPGIYIPEEGLGVRLENNILITKDGNIDLMGNIPVEADHIEEIMNS; encoded by the coding sequence ATGAAATATCTGCCGATAAAAAATAGCTTATTTACAAATAATAGAAAAAATTTCGTTTCGCGAACAAAACCCAACTCAATCGCTATTTTTCACGCTGCGGATGAGTTCCCGCGCAGTGGTGATCAGGCTTTTATGTTTAAGCAAAACCCCGATTTTTTTTATTTAACAGGCATCGATCAGGAGCAAAGCATCCTGATTTTGTACCCTGATTGTCCTAATAAGGCGTACAGGGAAGTACTTTTTTTAAGACAAACCAACGAACATATAGCTATTTGGGAGGGGCACAAGTATACTAAAGAGGAAGCCCGCGAGGCCTCGGGCATTGAAAACATTTTTTGGCTGAGCGAGTACGATACCATATTGCACAGTATTATTAACTACGCCGAAAACATTTACATTAACGCCAACGAAAATGATCGCTATGTACACACGGTTCCTTACCGGGATTACCGTATGTACGAAGCGCTTAAACTAAAATATCCGCTTCATAATTATACCCGTTCGGCCCCCATTATGCGCGACCTCCGTGTTGTAAAATCCGACATTGAAATCGAGCTCACGCAAAAGGCTTGCGATATTACCAACGATGCCTTCAGACGTGTTTTAAAGTTCACAAAACCAGGGGTAACCGAGTACGAAATTGAGGCCGAAATTATTCACGAATTTATACGCCAACGTGCTACAGGCCATGGTTATAACCCCATTATAGCCTCTGGCGCAAACGCTATCGTGTTACACTACAACGACAACAACCAGGTATGTAAAGACGGCGACGTGATACTGCTTGATTTTGGTGCCGAATATGGTAACTACAATGCCGATATGACCCGCTCAATACCCGTAAACGGCCGCTTCACCACCCGCCAGCGCCAGGTTTATAACGCTGTTTTAACCGTAATGCGCGAAGCTACAAAACTATTGATTGATGGTACTGTTTGGAACGACTACCACGAAGAGGTTGGCAAAATAATGACAGGCCAACTCATTGATATCGGGCTGCTTGACAGGCACGACGTTGAAAAACAGGATAAAAACGCCCCGTTATATAAAAAATACTTTATGCACGGCACCTCGCACCATCTTGGCCTGGACGTGCATGATTATGCCAGCCGGTACAAACCATTCGAACCTGGAAACATACTAACCTGCGAACCAGGCATCTACATACCTGAAGAAGGCTTAGGCGTCCGCCTTGAAAACAATATCCTGATAACCAAAGATGGCAATATCGATTTGATGGGTAACATCCCGGTTGAAGCCGATCATATTGAAGAGATTATGAATAGTTAA
- a CDS encoding MFS transporter, with the protein MTEEGDSKPQKVDSFAALRYKDFRAYIGMRFCFTLAYSMQAVVLGFYIYSITHSKIALGYIGLCEAIPAIGIALYGGYIADKSEKRKMLLLIFSGVLLTSLVMFTVTLKSMSNVIHAGWIVPIMYSMIFCNGIARAFYGPATFTIYANSIPKELYPNGSTWSSSSWQVAAILGPAAGGLIYGYTNKIIPGLIGITAVFGCILFLLVISLVLVFMLRKYPAQYVPKESIWKSLSEGITFVFSNKMMIGAMSLDLFSVFFGGAVALLPVFANEILKVGAEGLGIMRAMSSLGAVLTMLVMTRFSPMGKPWRNLLVAVTGFGLSIICFGLSTNFYLSLLFIFTEGAFDSISVIIRGTLMQLLTPDHMRGRVSAVNQMFIGSSNEIGAFESGTAAQLLGTVPSVIFGGSMTMLIVGITYLKTKKLIPLSLQQIHAPGEDGIKE; encoded by the coding sequence GTGACCGAAGAAGGCGATAGTAAACCCCAAAAAGTAGATTCGTTTGCAGCATTGCGTTATAAAGATTTCAGAGCTTATATAGGCATGCGTTTTTGTTTCACCCTTGCATATTCCATGCAGGCCGTAGTGCTCGGCTTTTACATTTACAGCATTACCCACAGTAAAATAGCCCTTGGTTATATTGGTTTGTGCGAGGCTATTCCGGCCATCGGTATAGCGTTGTATGGCGGCTATATTGCCGATAAATCTGAAAAGCGGAAAATGCTTTTACTCATTTTTAGTGGCGTGTTACTTACTTCATTAGTGATGTTTACCGTTACGCTTAAAAGTATGAGTAATGTGATACATGCAGGGTGGATAGTGCCCATTATGTATTCCATGATATTTTGCAATGGTATAGCACGTGCCTTTTACGGCCCTGCCACTTTTACTATTTATGCCAATAGTATTCCTAAAGAATTATACCCTAATGGCAGTACCTGGAGCAGTAGCAGCTGGCAGGTAGCAGCTATTTTAGGTCCGGCAGCAGGTGGTTTAATTTACGGTTATACTAATAAGATTATTCCTGGATTAATAGGTATAACCGCGGTGTTTGGCTGTATCTTGTTTTTACTGGTAATATCGTTAGTGCTGGTTTTCATGCTTCGTAAATATCCAGCGCAATACGTTCCTAAAGAAAGTATCTGGAAAAGCCTTTCGGAAGGGATCACTTTTGTATTTAGTAATAAGATGATGATAGGTGCTATGAGCCTTGACTTATTCTCGGTGTTTTTTGGTGGTGCCGTTGCATTGCTTCCTGTTTTTGCGAATGAGATATTGAAAGTTGGTGCCGAGGGTTTGGGTATCATGAGGGCTATGTCATCATTAGGAGCAGTGTTAACCATGCTGGTAATGACCCGCTTTTCGCCCATGGGTAAGCCGTGGCGAAATCTGCTTGTCGCTGTAACAGGTTTCGGTTTATCAATTATCTGTTTCGGTTTATCAACCAATTTTTACCTCTCGCTGTTGTTCATCTTTACCGAAGGTGCTTTTGATAGTATCAGCGTAATTATCCGCGGTACATTGATGCAATTGTTAACGCCCGATCATATGCGTGGCCGGGTATCAGCAGTTAACCAGATGTTTATCGGTTCATCAAACGAGATCGGTGCTTTTGAATCAGGCACGGCGGCGCAGTTGCTTGGTACTGTACCATCAGTGATTTTTGGTGGGAGTATGACGATGCTGATTGTGGGGATTACTTATCTTAAAACTAAAAAACTGATCCCGTTGTCGTTGCAGCAAATTCACGCACCGGGTGAGGACGGAATAAAAGAATAG
- the meaB gene encoding methylmalonyl Co-A mutase-associated GTPase MeaB: MATHLNNYAAINSGNPRLLARALTLVENGLAGSEELLKSLEFNQNCPVIGITGPPGAGKSTLVNALINEFLADGKKVAVLAIDPTSPFNFGSLLGDRIRMSQHFNHPDVFIRSVATRGSLGGISSKTIEMADVLRAAGFDYVLIETVGVGQSEVEIAGLADITIVVLVPEAGDEIQHIKSGLMEIADIFVINKADRPGADAFANNLQKMMGDKGNGQPPVLKTIAEQNKGVHELVTSINEPVLTENNRRNLLMTEKAYRLIQQKMMKSIDKKKLQQDIAEALYSRNFNLYSFVDTYV; encoded by the coding sequence GTGGCAACACATTTAAACAATTACGCGGCTATTAATAGCGGTAACCCCCGGTTGCTTGCCCGTGCATTAACCCTTGTTGAAAATGGACTTGCCGGCAGTGAAGAATTGCTCAAAAGCCTTGAATTTAACCAAAATTGCCCGGTTATTGGTATTACCGGCCCTCCCGGTGCGGGTAAAAGTACACTGGTTAATGCGCTTATCAACGAGTTTTTAGCCGATGGAAAAAAGGTAGCCGTACTGGCTATCGACCCTACCTCTCCGTTTAATTTCGGCTCGTTACTGGGCGACAGGATCAGGATGTCGCAGCATTTTAACCACCCGGATGTTTTTATCCGCTCTGTAGCTACACGCGGGTCATTAGGCGGTATTTCGTCAAAAACTATCGAAATGGCGGACGTGCTGCGGGCTGCCGGGTTTGATTATGTGCTGATTGAAACCGTGGGCGTTGGGCAAAGTGAGGTTGAAATAGCCGGCCTTGCAGATATTACGATAGTGGTTTTGGTGCCGGAGGCAGGCGACGAGATTCAGCATATCAAATCGGGGTTGATGGAGATTGCCGATATTTTTGTCATCAATAAAGCCGACCGTCCCGGAGCCGATGCCTTTGCCAACAATCTGCAAAAAATGATGGGGGATAAAGGCAACGGGCAGCCGCCGGTTTTAAAAACCATAGCCGAACAAAATAAGGGAGTACATGAGCTTGTAACCTCAATAAACGAGCCGGTGTTAACAGAAAATAACCGGCGCAATTTGCTTATGACCGAAAAAGCATACAGACTTATCCAGCAAAAAATGATGAAAAGTATCGACAAAAAAAAGCTTCAGCAGGATATTGCCGAAGCTTTGTATAGTAGAAATTTTAACCTGTATAGTTTTGTAGATACTTATGTATAG
- the recG gene encoding ATP-dependent DNA helicase RecG, with translation MDPFQTPLVYLKGVGQSRAEVLKKDLELHTFEDLLRHFPFRYIDRTRFYKVREIKEELPYVQVLARVVSKEIVGEKQSRRLVAKAKDDTGIIELVWFKGINWIEKTIIPGNVYILFGKPGYFNMMPQMAHPEMEPYVPGAQKQGNLALQPVYNSTEKLKQFQLDSKGIQKLTAALLGLHAKDIRENLPLYIINQFKLLNRADAYRNIHFPGDATLLNEALYRLKFEELFFLQLKLLKNKLLHTQKFKGNVFDKVGNYFNDFYHHKLPFTLTDPQKRVLKEIRQDTQRGVQMNRLLQGDVGSGKTVVALMSMLIAIDNGFQTCIMAPTEILANQHYQTIKSLVGDDFIEVALLTGSTTAKARRVLHQKLEDGDLKILVGTHALIEDKVQFKNLGFVVIDEQHRFGVEQRAKLWRKNIIPPHILVMTATPIPRTLAMTLYGDLDVSVIDQLPAGRKPIETRHFYESQRLRMFGFMKREIALGRQVYVVYPLIQESEKLDLKNLQDGIEAMSREFPPPQYNLSIVHGKMKPAEKDFEMQRFIKGQTQIMVATTVIEVGVNVPNASVMIIENAERFGLSQLHQLRGRVGRGAEQSYCILMSSHKLSHDGKIRLETMVKTNNGFEISEIDLQLRGPGNIEGTQQSGVVDLKVANLATDQELLFKVRKFVETIFEKDPQLAHPENQVLHHAFETKGMGLSWDKIS, from the coding sequence ATGGATCCTTTTCAAACGCCGCTTGTTTATTTAAAAGGTGTAGGCCAGTCAAGGGCCGAAGTGTTGAAGAAGGATCTTGAACTGCATACTTTTGAGGATTTGCTGCGCCATTTTCCGTTCAGGTATATAGACCGTACGCGGTTTTATAAGGTGCGTGAGATAAAGGAGGAATTGCCTTATGTACAGGTGCTGGCCCGCGTAGTAAGCAAAGAGATCGTTGGCGAAAAGCAAAGCCGTCGCCTGGTGGCTAAAGCTAAAGATGATACCGGAATTATTGAGCTGGTATGGTTTAAGGGCATTAACTGGATTGAGAAAACCATTATCCCCGGCAATGTTTATATATTATTTGGCAAGCCAGGTTATTTTAACATGATGCCCCAGATGGCGCATCCCGAAATGGAGCCCTATGTACCCGGTGCCCAAAAGCAGGGAAACCTGGCTTTGCAGCCTGTTTATAATTCGACAGAAAAGCTTAAGCAATTTCAACTGGATAGCAAGGGCATTCAAAAACTTACCGCTGCTTTACTGGGTTTGCACGCTAAAGATATCCGCGAAAACCTGCCCTTGTACATCATTAACCAGTTTAAGCTGCTTAACCGGGCGGATGCTTACCGTAATATTCATTTTCCGGGCGATGCTACTTTACTTAATGAAGCCCTTTACAGGTTAAAGTTTGAGGAATTGTTTTTTTTGCAATTGAAGCTGCTTAAAAACAAATTGCTGCATACCCAAAAGTTTAAGGGTAATGTATTTGATAAGGTAGGTAATTACTTTAATGATTTTTATCACCATAAGCTGCCTTTTACATTAACCGATCCGCAAAAAAGGGTATTGAAAGAGATAAGGCAGGATACCCAGCGTGGTGTACAAATGAACCGGTTGTTGCAGGGCGACGTAGGCAGCGGCAAAACCGTTGTGGCGCTGATGAGTATGCTGATAGCTATTGATAATGGCTTTCAAACCTGTATTATGGCACCTACCGAGATTTTGGCCAATCAGCATTACCAAACCATTAAAAGTTTAGTGGGCGATGATTTTATTGAAGTGGCCCTGCTAACCGGATCGACCACGGCAAAGGCCCGCCGAGTGCTACATCAAAAACTGGAAGATGGTGATTTAAAAATACTGGTAGGTACCCATGCACTTATTGAAGATAAGGTGCAGTTTAAAAATCTGGGTTTTGTGGTGATTGACGAGCAGCACCGCTTTGGTGTGGAGCAGCGCGCCAAGCTCTGGCGAAAAAACATTATTCCCCCGCACATACTGGTGATGACGGCCACCCCTATTCCGCGAACATTGGCTATGACTTTATACGGCGATCTGGATGTATCGGTGATCGACCAGCTGCCCGCCGGACGTAAACCTATTGAAACCCGGCATTTTTATGAAAGCCAGCGCCTGCGCATGTTTGGTTTTATGAAACGGGAGATAGCTTTGGGCAGGCAGGTTTATGTGGTTTACCCGCTGATACAGGAGAGTGAAAAACTCGATCTGAAAAATTTGCAGGATGGTATAGAAGCGATGTCGCGCGAATTTCCGCCGCCTCAGTATAATTTGAGTATTGTACACGGCAAAATGAAACCTGCCGAAAAGGATTTTGAGATGCAGCGTTTTATTAAAGGGCAAACACAAATTATGGTAGCCACTACGGTTATTGAGGTTGGGGTGAACGTGCCTAATGCATCGGTAATGATTATTGAAAATGCCGAGCGTTTTGGCCTCTCACAATTGCACCAGTTAAGGGGCAGGGTAGGGCGTGGTGCCGAACAATCATACTGTATTTTGATGAGTAGCCATAAGCTGAGCCACGATGGTAAGATCAGGTTGGAGACGATGGTGAAAACCAATAACGGTTTCGAAATCTCGGAGATTGACCTGCAATTGCGTGGCCCCGGAAATATTGAAGGTACCCAGCAAAGTGGTGTGGTTGACCTGAAAGTTGCCAATCTGGCTACCGATCAGGAACTGCTATTTAAAGTGCGCAAATTTGTTGAAACTATTTTTGAAAAAGATCCTCAATTGGCACACCCTGAAAACCAGGTACTGCACCATGCTTTTGAAACCAAGGGTATGGGGTTGAGTTGGGATAAGATATCGTAA
- a CDS encoding RidA family protein, which produces MKTIINTNNAPAPIGPYNQATFAGGFLFVSGQIPMDPLSGEIISSDIKAEATQVMENIKAILTEAGLSFDNIVKTSIFLTDMQNFAQVNEVYGTYFTADFPARETVQVAGLPKGVNVEISVIAVK; this is translated from the coding sequence ATGAAAACAATTATCAATACCAACAATGCACCTGCCCCTATAGGGCCATACAACCAGGCTACTTTTGCCGGCGGATTTTTATTTGTATCGGGCCAGATCCCGATGGATCCGTTGAGCGGCGAAATTATCAGCAGTGATATTAAAGCCGAAGCAACCCAGGTGATGGAAAACATCAAAGCCATTTTAACCGAAGCTGGTTTAAGCTTTGACAACATTGTAAAAACCAGCATTTTTTTAACCGATATGCAAAACTTTGCACAGGTTAACGAAGTGTACGGAACCTATTTTACTGCCGATTTCCCGGCCCGCGAAACCGTACAGGTTGCAGGTTTGCCTAAAGGGGTAAATGTGGAGATTTCGGTTATTGCGGTTAAGTAA